A window of Cygnus atratus isolate AKBS03 ecotype Queensland, Australia chromosome 24, CAtr_DNAZoo_HiC_assembly, whole genome shotgun sequence contains these coding sequences:
- the TMEM167B gene encoding protein kish-B → MRRARGAGAALRQGPGAAMTNVYSLDGLLVFGLLLVCTCAYLRKVPRLRAWLHGERRGLGGVCYKAAVIGTRLHAAVSVSCVLMAFYVLALK, encoded by the exons ATGCGCAGAgcgcgcggggccggggcggcgctGAGGCAGGGCCCCGGGGCCGCCATGACCAACG TGTACTCGCTGGACGGGCTGCTGGTGTTCGGGCTGCTCCTGGTGTGCACCTGCGCCTACCTGCGGAAGGTGCCGCGGCTCCGCGCCTGGCTGCACGGCGAGAGGAGGGGGCTCGGCGGCGTCTGCTACAAGG CTGCCGTGATCGGCACCCGGCTGCACGCGGCCGTGTCGGTGTCCTGCGTCCTGATGGCGTTCTACGTCCTGGCCCTCAAGTGa
- the SARS1 gene encoding serine--tRNA ligase, cytoplasmic: MVLDLDLFRADKGGDPGAVREMQRKRFKDPALVDALVRADGAWRRCRFRADNLNKLKNLCSKTIGDKMKKKEPVGTDESVPESAQNLDELTADILGGLQVAQIKKVRLLIDEAILKCDAERVRLEAERFESLREIGNLLHPSVPISNDEDVDNKVERIWGDCSCRKKYSHVDLVVMVDGYEGEKGAVVAGSRGYFLKGPLVFLEQALIQYALQSLRAKGYTPVYTPFFMRKEVMQEVAQLSQFDEELYKVIGKGSEKAEDSSIDEKYLIATSEQPIAALHRDEWLKPEDLPIKYAGLSTCFRQEVGSHGRDTRGIFRVHQFEKIEQFVYASPHDNKSWEMFDEMIATAEDFYQSLGIPYHIVNIVSGALNHAASKKLDLEAWFPGSGAFRELVSCSNCTDYQARRLRIRYGQTKKMMDKVEFVHMLNATMCATTRTICAILENYQTEEGILVPERLRDFMPPDLREMIPFVKPAPIEQELSKKQKKQQEGSKKKSAGGERVLEEQMQNMGVNSA, translated from the exons atggtGCTGGACCTGGACCTGTTCCGCGCCGATAAGGGCGGCGACCCCGGCGCCGTGCGGGAGATGCAGCGGAAACGCTTCAAGGACCCGGCGCTGGTGGACGCCCTGGTGCGGGCCGACGGCGCCTGGCGGAGGT GTAGGTTTCGTGCAGATAACTTGAACAAGCTGAAGAACCTGTGCAGCAAAACAATTGGGGACAAGATGAAG AAAAAAGAACCCGTGGGGACCGACGAGTCTGTTCCAGAGAGCGCGCAGAACCTGGACGAGCTCACGGCCGACATCCTAGGG gggctgcaggtaGCCCAGATCAAGAAGGTCCGTCTCCTGATCGACGAAGCCATCCTCAAGTGCGATGCCGAGCGCGTCAGGCTGGAGGCGGAGCGCTTCGAGAGTCTCCGGGAGATCGGGAACCTCCTCCACCCCTCGGTGCCCATCAGCAACGACGAG GATGTGGACAACAAGGTGGAGCGGATCTGGGGtgactgcagctgcaggaagaagtATTCCCACGTGGACCTGGTGGTGATGGTGGACGGTTAcgagggagagaagggagccGTCGTCGCGGGGAGCCGGGGCTACTTCCTTAAG GGTCCCCTGGTGTTCCTGGAGCAGGCCCTGATCCAGTACGCCCTGCAGAGCCTCCGTGCCAAGGGCTACACTCCCGTCTACACCCCCTTCTTCATGCGGAAGGAGGTGATGCAGGAGGTGGCCCAGCTCAGCCAGTTCGACGAGGAGCTGTACAAG gtgATTGGCAAGGGCAGCGAGAAGGCGGAGGACAGCTCCATCGACGAGAAGTACCTCATCGCCACCTCGGAGCAGCCCATCGCAGCCCTGCACCGGGACGAGTGGCTGAAGCCGGAGGATCTGCCCATCAAATACGCGGGGCTGTCGACCTGCTTCCGCCAGGAGGTCGGCTCGCACGGCCGGGACACCCGCGGCATCTTCCGCGTCCACCAGTTCGAGAAG ATCGAGCAGTTCGTCTACGCCTCGCCGCACGACAACAAGTCGTGGGAGATGTTTGATGAGATGATCGCCACGGCCGAGGACTTCTACCAGTCCCTGGGCATCCCCTACCACATCGTTAACATCGTCTCGG GCGCCTTGAATCACGCCGCCAGCAAGAAGCTGGACCTGGAGGCTTGGTTCCCGGGCTCAGGGGCTTTCCGGGAGCTCGTGTCCTGCTCCAACTGCACCGACTACCAGGCGCGCCGCTTGCGCATCCGCTACGGGCAGACCAAGAAGATGATGGACAAG gtggaGTTTGTGCACATGCTCAACGCCACAATGTGCGCCACGACCCGGACCATCTGCGCCATCCTGGAGAACTACCAGACGGAGGAGGGCATCCTCGTACCCGAGAGGCTGCGCGACTTCATGCCCCCAG ACCTCCGAGAGATGATCCCGTTCGTGAAGCCGGCCCCCATCGAGCAGGAGCTCtccaagaagcagaagaaacaacagGAGGGCAGCAAGAAGAAGTCGGCAGGAGGAGAGcgggtgctggaggagcagatgCAGAACATGGGCGTGAACAGCGCCTAA
- the CFAP276 gene encoding LOW QUALITY PROTEIN: cilia- and flagella-associated protein 276 (The sequence of the model RefSeq protein was modified relative to this genomic sequence to represent the inferred CDS: substituted 1 base at 1 genomic stop codon): protein MAGGGAASPPGPPRPWSRLHATPARCTRDHGXVPGVCPPATAPPGPGAAAEPLSPCRAPRQPQRPPEPSPRCWVSPKKESVHSIQGGIECPHSAATNSGYSRKADGDFFSP, encoded by the exons ATGGCAGGCGGCGGCGCCGCGtccccgccgggccccccccggccttGGAGCCGCCTCCACGCCACGCCCGCGCGGTGCACCCGGGACCACGGGTGAGTGCCCGGTGTGTGCCCCCCCGCTaccgccccccccggccccggtgcGGCGGCTGAGCCCCTGTCCCCGTGCAGGGCCCCCCGGCAGCCGCAGCGGCCCCCGGAGCCCTCCCCGCGGTGCTGGGTGAGCCCCAAGAAGGAGTCGGTGCACAGCATCCAGGGGGGCATCG AGTGCCCGCACAGCGCGGCCACCAACAGCGGCTACTCGCGCAAGGCGGACGGCGACTTCTTCTCCCCGTAG
- the ELAPOR1 gene encoding endosome/lysosome-associated apoptosis and autophagy regulator 1 isoform X2, with the protein MKAQSCKPCAEGTYSLGTGVRFDEWDEVPHGFANVATNLEVDDSFGDTVENCTASTWVPLGDYIASNTDECTATLMYAVNLKQSGTVSFEYIYPDSSIVFEFFVQNDQCQPTVEESRWMRTTEKGWEFHSVELSRGNNVLYWRTTAFSVWSKVPKPVLTQLMFKWAEPKICNEELPQAAQLPPSGVKTKCPPCNPGFFKSNSSACEPCPYGSYSNGSGCVRCPAGTEPVLGLEYKWWNVLPPNMETTVLSGINFEYKGMAGWEVAGDYIYTAAGASDNDFMILTLVVPGFSPPQPALEDGDSKEVARITFVFETICSVSCELYFMVGVNSRTNTPVETWTGPKGKQSYTYVVEKNATMSFTWAFQRTPYHEAGRRYTSDVAKLYSVNVTNVLGGVASFCRRCAPEPGGACAPCPPGHALDHATGACQPCPPGTYLRGHPPGSTPTCQPCGPGTHSNQVRSLCYNNCSFSLALPGRTLHYDFSALAATTAFASGPSFTSKGLKYFHHFNVSLCGNRGRKAASCTDNVTDARLPDEGGAGRVVTSHVCQAIVVPSDVVGYRAVVSSQPVSLADRVVGVTTSPTLDGITAPPELFPPANPELPDIIFFYRSSEVTQSCSGGRATTIRLRCDPLLPGTGSLAVPSKCPEGTCDGCAFHLLWATAEGCPRCSAGHFRAIVGACQGGLQRTTYVWREPRLCRGGQRLPPPRVRSCRSTDFWLKVGVSVGTCVAVLLAALAAYFWKKNQKLEYKYSKLVMNAAAKESELPAPDSCAIMEGEDAEDELIFATKKSLLGKIKAFTSKRTPDGFDSVPLKPSSGGTDLEL; encoded by the exons ATGAAGGCGCAGTCGTGCAAGCCCTGCGCCGAGGGCACCTACTCGCTGGGCACCGGCGTGCGCTTCGACGAGTGGGACGAGGTGCCCCACGGCTTCGCCAACGTCGCCACCAACCTGGAGGTCGACGACAGCTTCGGCGACACGGTGGAGAACTGCACGGC GTCGACGTGGGTGCCGCTGGGTGACTACATCGCCTCCAACACGGACGAGTGCACGGCCACCCTCATGTACGCCGTCAACCTGAAGCAGTCGGGCACCGTCTCCTTCGAGTACATCTACCCCGACAGCAGCATCGTCTTCGAGTTCTTT GTGCAGAACGACCAGTGCCAGCCCACGGTGGAGGAGTCGCGCTGGATGCGGACCACGGAGAAGGGCTGGGAGTTCCACAGC GTGGAGCTGAGCCGCGGCAACAACGTGCTCTACTGGAGGACCACGGCTTTCTCCGTGTGGTCCAAGGTCCCCAAGCCCGTGCTG ACCCAACTCATGTTCAAGTGGGCAGAGCCGAAAATCTGCAACGAGGAGCTGCCGCaggcagcccagctgcccccctCGGGGGTGAAAACCAAGTGCCCCCCCTGCAACCCTGGTTTCttcaaaagcaacagcagcGCCTGCGAGCCCTGTCCCTACGGCTCCTACTCCAACGGCTCAG gcTGCGTCCGCTGCCCGGCTGGCACCGAgccggtgctggggctggagtACAAGTGGTGGAACGTGCTGCCCCCCAACATGGAGACCACCGTGCTCAGCGGCATCAACTTCGAGTACAAGGGGATGGCAG GCTGGGAGGTGGCTGGGGACTACATCTACACGGCGGCAGGAGCCTCCGACAACGACTTCATGATCCTCACGCTGGTGGTGCCTGGCTTCAG TCCCCCGCAGCCGGCGCTGGAGGACGGGGACAGCAAGGAGGTGGCCAGGATCACCTTTGTCTTCGAGACCATCTGCAGCGTCAGCTGCGAGCTCTATTTCATGGTG GGTGTCAATTCCCGCACCAACACGCCGGTGGAGACGTGGACGGGGCCCAAGGGGAAGCAGTCGTACACCTACGTGGTGGAGAAGAACGCCACCATGAGCTTCACCTGGGCGTTCCAGCGCACGCCCTACCACGAGGCG GGCCGGCGGTACACCAGCGACGTGGCCAAGCTCTACTCCGTCAACGTCACCAACGTGCTGGGCGGGGTGGCCTCCTTCTGCCGACGCTGCGCCCCTGAGCCGGGGGGGGCCTGCGCCCCCTGCCCCCCCGGGCACGCCCTAGACCACGCCACCGGCGCctgccagccctgtccccccGGCACCTACCTGCGGGGGCACCCCCCCGGCAGCACCCCCACCTGCCAGCCCTGCggtcccggcacccacagcaACCAG gTCCGCTCCCTCTGCTACAACAACTGCAGCTTCTCGCTGGCGCTGCCGGGCCGCACGCTGCACTACGACTTCTCGGCGCTGGCCGCCACCACGGCGTTCGCCAGCGGCCCCAGCTTCACCTCCAAGGGCCTCAAGTACTTCCACCACTTCAACGTCAGCCTCTGCGGCAACCGC GGCAGGAAGGCGGCCTCGTGCACGGACAACGTGACGGACGCGCGGCTGCCGGACGAGGGGGGCGCGGGCCGGGTGGTGACGTCCCACGTGTGCCAGGCCATCGTGGTGCCCTCCGACGTGGTGGGCTACCGGGCGGTGGTGTCCTCGCAGCCCGTCAGCCTGGCTGACCGCGTCGTGG GTGTCACCACGAGCCCCACGCTGGACGGCATCACCGCGCCCCCCGAGCTCTTCCCCCCTGCCAACCCCGAGCTGCCCGACATCATCTTCTTCTACAG GTCCAGCGAGGTGACACAGTCGTGCAGCGGGGGCCGGGCCACCACCATCCGCCTGCGCTGCGACCCGCTGCtgccaggcaccggcagcctggctgtgcccaG CAAATGCCCCGAGGGCACCTGTGACGGCTGCGCCTTCCACCTGCTGTGGGCGACGGCCGAGGGCTGCCCGCGCTGCTCCGCCGGCCACTTCCGCGCCATCGTGGGCGCCTGCCAGGGCGGCCTGCAG agAACCACCTACGTGTGGCGGGAGCCCCGGCTGTGCCGCGGGGGGCAGCGCCTGCCCCCGCCGAGGGTCCGCAGCTGCCGCAGCACCGATTTCTGGCTGAAGGTGGGGGTCTCGGTGGGGACGTGcgtggccgtgctgctggctgccctggcCGCCTACTTCTGGAAGAAGAACCAGAA GCTGGAGTACAAGTACTCCAAGCTGGTGATGAACGCGGCGGCCAAGGAGAGCGAGCTGCCGGCGCCCGACAGCTGCGCCATCATGGAGGGCGAGGACGCCGAGGACGAGCTCATCTTCGCCACCAAGAAGTCGCTGCTGGGCAAGATCAAGGCCTTCACCTCCAAG cgcACCCCAGATGGCTTCGACTCCGTCCCGCTGAAGCCGTCGTCCGGCGGCACCGACCTGGAGCTGTGA
- the ELAPOR1 gene encoding endosome/lysosome-associated apoptosis and autophagy regulator 1 isoform X1, which yields MKAQSCKPCAEGTYSLGTGVRFDEWDEVPHGFANVATNLEVDDSFGDTVENCTASTWVPLGDYIASNTDECTATLMYAVNLKQSGTVSFEYIYPDSSIVFEFFVQNDQCQPTVEESRWMRTTEKGWEFHSVELSRGNNVLYWRTTAFSVWSKVPKPVLVRNIGITGVAYTSECFPCKPGTYAAAAGSSFCQLCPANTFSSKGATACQPCEPATYAEQGSASCKVRPPCTDKDYFYTHTACDANGETQLMFKWAEPKICNEELPQAAQLPPSGVKTKCPPCNPGFFKSNSSACEPCPYGSYSNGSGCVRCPAGTEPVLGLEYKWWNVLPPNMETTVLSGINFEYKGMAGWEVAGDYIYTAAGASDNDFMILTLVVPGFSPPQPALEDGDSKEVARITFVFETICSVSCELYFMVGVNSRTNTPVETWTGPKGKQSYTYVVEKNATMSFTWAFQRTPYHEAGRRYTSDVAKLYSVNVTNVLGGVASFCRRCAPEPGGACAPCPPGHALDHATGACQPCPPGTYLRGHPPGSTPTCQPCGPGTHSNQVRSLCYNNCSFSLALPGRTLHYDFSALAATTAFASGPSFTSKGLKYFHHFNVSLCGNRGRKAASCTDNVTDARLPDEGGAGRVVTSHVCQAIVVPSDVVGYRAVVSSQPVSLADRVVGVTTSPTLDGITAPPELFPPANPELPDIIFFYRSSEVTQSCSGGRATTIRLRCDPLLPGTGSLAVPSKCPEGTCDGCAFHLLWATAEGCPRCSAGHFRAIVGACQGGLQRTTYVWREPRLCRGGQRLPPPRVRSCRSTDFWLKVGVSVGTCVAVLLAALAAYFWKKNQKLEYKYSKLVMNAAAKESELPAPDSCAIMEGEDAEDELIFATKKSLLGKIKAFTSKRTPDGFDSVPLKPSSGGTDLEL from the exons ATGAAGGCGCAGTCGTGCAAGCCCTGCGCCGAGGGCACCTACTCGCTGGGCACCGGCGTGCGCTTCGACGAGTGGGACGAGGTGCCCCACGGCTTCGCCAACGTCGCCACCAACCTGGAGGTCGACGACAGCTTCGGCGACACGGTGGAGAACTGCACGGC GTCGACGTGGGTGCCGCTGGGTGACTACATCGCCTCCAACACGGACGAGTGCACGGCCACCCTCATGTACGCCGTCAACCTGAAGCAGTCGGGCACCGTCTCCTTCGAGTACATCTACCCCGACAGCAGCATCGTCTTCGAGTTCTTT GTGCAGAACGACCAGTGCCAGCCCACGGTGGAGGAGTCGCGCTGGATGCGGACCACGGAGAAGGGCTGGGAGTTCCACAGC GTGGAGCTGAGCCGCGGCAACAACGTGCTCTACTGGAGGACCACGGCTTTCTCCGTGTGGTCCAAGGTCCCCAAGCCCGTGCTGGTGAGGAACATCGGGATCACAG gagTCGCCTACACCTCCGAGTGCTTTCCCTGCAAACCCGGAACCtacgccgccgccgccggctcctccttctgccagctctgccccgcCAACACCTTCTCCAGCAAAGGCGCCACCGCCTGCCAGCCCTGCGAGCCGGCCACCTACGCGG AGCAAGGCTCCGCGTCCTGCAAGGTGCGGCCGCCCTGCACGGACAAGGATTACTTCTACACGCACACAGCTTGCGATGCCAACGGGGAG ACCCAACTCATGTTCAAGTGGGCAGAGCCGAAAATCTGCAACGAGGAGCTGCCGCaggcagcccagctgcccccctCGGGGGTGAAAACCAAGTGCCCCCCCTGCAACCCTGGTTTCttcaaaagcaacagcagcGCCTGCGAGCCCTGTCCCTACGGCTCCTACTCCAACGGCTCAG gcTGCGTCCGCTGCCCGGCTGGCACCGAgccggtgctggggctggagtACAAGTGGTGGAACGTGCTGCCCCCCAACATGGAGACCACCGTGCTCAGCGGCATCAACTTCGAGTACAAGGGGATGGCAG GCTGGGAGGTGGCTGGGGACTACATCTACACGGCGGCAGGAGCCTCCGACAACGACTTCATGATCCTCACGCTGGTGGTGCCTGGCTTCAG TCCCCCGCAGCCGGCGCTGGAGGACGGGGACAGCAAGGAGGTGGCCAGGATCACCTTTGTCTTCGAGACCATCTGCAGCGTCAGCTGCGAGCTCTATTTCATGGTG GGTGTCAATTCCCGCACCAACACGCCGGTGGAGACGTGGACGGGGCCCAAGGGGAAGCAGTCGTACACCTACGTGGTGGAGAAGAACGCCACCATGAGCTTCACCTGGGCGTTCCAGCGCACGCCCTACCACGAGGCG GGCCGGCGGTACACCAGCGACGTGGCCAAGCTCTACTCCGTCAACGTCACCAACGTGCTGGGCGGGGTGGCCTCCTTCTGCCGACGCTGCGCCCCTGAGCCGGGGGGGGCCTGCGCCCCCTGCCCCCCCGGGCACGCCCTAGACCACGCCACCGGCGCctgccagccctgtccccccGGCACCTACCTGCGGGGGCACCCCCCCGGCAGCACCCCCACCTGCCAGCCCTGCggtcccggcacccacagcaACCAG gTCCGCTCCCTCTGCTACAACAACTGCAGCTTCTCGCTGGCGCTGCCGGGCCGCACGCTGCACTACGACTTCTCGGCGCTGGCCGCCACCACGGCGTTCGCCAGCGGCCCCAGCTTCACCTCCAAGGGCCTCAAGTACTTCCACCACTTCAACGTCAGCCTCTGCGGCAACCGC GGCAGGAAGGCGGCCTCGTGCACGGACAACGTGACGGACGCGCGGCTGCCGGACGAGGGGGGCGCGGGCCGGGTGGTGACGTCCCACGTGTGCCAGGCCATCGTGGTGCCCTCCGACGTGGTGGGCTACCGGGCGGTGGTGTCCTCGCAGCCCGTCAGCCTGGCTGACCGCGTCGTGG GTGTCACCACGAGCCCCACGCTGGACGGCATCACCGCGCCCCCCGAGCTCTTCCCCCCTGCCAACCCCGAGCTGCCCGACATCATCTTCTTCTACAG GTCCAGCGAGGTGACACAGTCGTGCAGCGGGGGCCGGGCCACCACCATCCGCCTGCGCTGCGACCCGCTGCtgccaggcaccggcagcctggctgtgcccaG CAAATGCCCCGAGGGCACCTGTGACGGCTGCGCCTTCCACCTGCTGTGGGCGACGGCCGAGGGCTGCCCGCGCTGCTCCGCCGGCCACTTCCGCGCCATCGTGGGCGCCTGCCAGGGCGGCCTGCAG agAACCACCTACGTGTGGCGGGAGCCCCGGCTGTGCCGCGGGGGGCAGCGCCTGCCCCCGCCGAGGGTCCGCAGCTGCCGCAGCACCGATTTCTGGCTGAAGGTGGGGGTCTCGGTGGGGACGTGcgtggccgtgctgctggctgccctggcCGCCTACTTCTGGAAGAAGAACCAGAA GCTGGAGTACAAGTACTCCAAGCTGGTGATGAACGCGGCGGCCAAGGAGAGCGAGCTGCCGGCGCCCGACAGCTGCGCCATCATGGAGGGCGAGGACGCCGAGGACGAGCTCATCTTCGCCACCAAGAAGTCGCTGCTGGGCAAGATCAAGGCCTTCACCTCCAAG cgcACCCCAGATGGCTTCGACTCCGTCCCGCTGAAGCCGTCGTCCGGCGGCACCGACCTGGAGCTGTGA